Within the Streptomyces vilmorinianum genome, the region TGGGCGGCTACGGCTACACCCGCGACTACCCCGTCGAGCGCATGATGCGCGACGCCAAGATCACCCAGATCTACGAAGGCACCAACCAGGTCCAGCGCATCGTCATGGCCCGCAACCTCCCGTAATCGTCTGTCACTTGAAAGGAGCCAGGCCGTGACCCTGAGGATCGCTGTCTGTGTGAAGTACGTACCCGACGCGACCGGCGACCGCGGTTTCGCCGACGACCTGACCGTCGACCGCGACGAGGTCGACGGCCTGCTCTCGGAGCTGGACGAGTACGCCGTCGAGCAGGCGCTGCAGATCGCCGAGGAGGCGGACGAGGCCGAGGTCACCGTCGTCACCGTCGGCCCCGACGACGCCAAGGACGCCCTGCGCAAGGCGCTGTCCATGGGCGCCGACAAGGCCGTCCACGTCAACGACGAGGACATCCACGGCACCGACGTCATCGGCACCTCCGCGATCCTCGCCAAGGCGCTGGAGAAGACCGGCTTCGACCTGGTCGTCTGCGGCATGGCGTCGACCGACGGCACGATGGGTGTGCTGCCCGCGCTGCTCGCCGAGCGGCTGAGCCTGCCGCAGGTCACCCTGCTCTCCGAGATCTCGGTGGAGGACGGCCTGGTGAAGGGCCGCCGGGACGGCGACGCCGCCACCGAGCTGCTCGAGGCCCCGCTGCCGGCCGTCGTCTCGGTCACCGACCAGTCGGGCGAGGCCCGTTACCCCTCCTTCAAGGGGATCATGGCCGCCAAGAAGAAGCCGGTCGAGGAGCTGGACCTGGACGACCTCGGCATCGACGCCGACGAGGTCGGTCTGGCCGGGTCCTGGACGCTGGTCGAGTCGGCCGCCGCGCGCCCGGCCCGTACCGCGGGCACGATCGTCACGGACGAGGGCGACGGCGGCAAGCAGCTCGCCACGTTCCTGTCGTCGCAGAAGTTCATCTGACCCACCGTCACTACCGTTCAGGAGCAAGGAATCATGGCTGAGATCCTGGTTCTCGTGGACCACGCCGACGGTGCGGTCCGCAAGCCGGCGCTCGAACTGCTCACCCTGGCCCGCCGGATCGGCGAGCCGACGGCCGTCGTGCTCGGCGCCGGTGAGGCCGCGGCGTCGATCGCCGCCACCGCCGGGGAGTACGGCGCGGCCACCGTGTACGTCGCGGACGGCGCCGAGTTCGCCGAGCGGCTCGTCGTGCCGAAGGTCGACGCGCTCACCCAGATCGCCAAGGACAAGGGCGTCGCCGCCGTCCTGGTGCCCTCCTCCGGCGAGGGCAAGGAGGTCGCCGCGCGCGTCGCGCTGCGCCTCGGCTCCGGTCTCATCACCGACGCCGTGGAGCTGGAGGCCGGCGAGGAGGGCCCCGTCGCGACCCAGTCCGTCTTCGCCGCCTCGTACCAGGTGAAGTCGCGGGTCTCGCAGGGCGTCCCGGTCATCACCGTCAAGCCCAACTCCGCCGCCCCGGAGGCCGCCCCGGCCGCCGGTACGGTCGAGAATGTCACCGTCGCCTTCACGGGCAACGCCGCCAAGGTCGTCTCGCGCACCCCGCGGGTCTCCACCGGCCGCCCCGAGCTGACCGAGTCCGCGATCGTGGTCTCCGGCGGCCGCGGTGTCGGCGCGGCCGAGGGCTTCGAGGTCGTCGAGAAGCTCGCCGACTCGCTCGGCGCGGCGGTCGGCGCCTCGCGCGCCGCGGTCGACGCGGGCTGGTACCCGCACTCCAACCAGGTCGGCCAGACCGGCAAGCAGGTCTCGCCGCAGCTGTACATCGCGGCGGGCATCTCCGGCGCGATCCAGCACCGCGCGGGCATGCAGACCTCGAAGACGATCGTGGCCGTCAACAAGGACGCCGAGGCCCCGATCTTCGACCTCGTCGACTACGGCGTGGTCGGTGACCTCTTCGAGGTCCTGCCGCAGCTGACGGACGAGATCGGCGCGCGCTGACCGCCCGGCTCCCGCCGAAAAAGAACCGGCCCGGTGGCACTCTGTGCCACCGGGCCGGTTCTTCTCGTTCCGGGCTCCCGGTCAGATCCAGCCGTCGAGGGGGACCTCTTCGCAGAGCCGGACGACCGGCTGCCGGCCGGAGGCGGTGGAGCGGGAGGCGAGCCTGACCCGTACGCCGGGGCGCACCGCGTGGAGCGGGCCGTCGACCCGGCACCGGACGACGAAGCCCTCGGCCATGTACACCGGCCAGAGGTCGGCGTCGGCCGCGGCGACCCCGCGGCGTACGGAGATCACGCCCTCGCCCTCGCTGCGTTCGGGCGCGAGGTCGGTCGACCCGCAGGTCGGACAGAGCAGGCGCTGGAAAGTCGTGGTGTGGCACCAGCGGCAGAGCTGGTAGTAGAGCTCGGCGTCGGCGACCGATTCCTCGGTCCGGACGGCGGCGCTCCCGATCCTCAGTCCCGTGGATCCCGATCCCGTGTGGAACACGATGCCTTCTCCTTGCACTCGGCGGCTCGACCGTGCATGGAGTCAACATATGGCACTGAGTGCCACAGAATAAAGACCTCAGTTCCCTGAATTGATGATACTGAGATCCCCGAGGGTCCCTCAGCTCTCGCCGAGGCTCGATTCCACCTCGCGCACCACGCGCCACATCGGCGTGGACCGCTTGGTGATCACCACGACGACGTCCTCGGCCGCGTCCTCCTGGACACCGCCGGCACCGGGCCCCTCGCGCCCCTCCTGCCAGGTGTTCTGGACGAATTCCAGGGCCTGGTCCACCTCGGCCAGCGGGTCGCCCTCGCCGCCGGAGCGCAGCCAGTGGCGCAGGGCGTGGTTGTGGGCGGCGACCACGGCGGCGGCGACCACGTTGGCCCGCAGCGTGCCGTCGCGGCGGTCGGCGAAGCGGGTGCGCAGATAGTCGCCGAGCGTCTTCTCGTACCGCCAGACGACCGACAGTTCGTACGTCCGCAGGCCCGTCACCTCGCGGGTGAGGCGGTAGCGCTGGACGGAGAAGGTGGGGTTCTCGGCGTACATCCGCATGACGAGGCGGGCGGCGCCGCACACCCTGACCAGCGGGTCGTCGGTGTCCCCGCTCGCGGCGAGGAACTCGGTCATGTCGGCCAGGCACTGCTCGTGGTCGGGGAAGACCACGTCCTCCTTGGAGGGGAAGTACCGGAAGAAGGACCGCCGGCCGACCCCGGCCAGCGTGACGATGTCGTCGACCGTCGTCTGTTCGTACCCGCGCTCCAGGAAGAGCTGGAAGGCCGCGGCGATGAGGGAGTCCCGCATCGCGGGCTTCGCGGAGTTCGTCGAGGCTGTTCCCATGGCCCGAACCTAACATCCGGGGTACGGGAAAGCGGCACTTGGTGCCGGGCTTGACCGGCACCAAGTGCCCTCAGGGGCCTACGGCGGTCAGCGGGCGGCCATCCGCAGGGCGCCGTCCATCCGGATCGTCTCGCCGTTGAGGTAGTCGTGCTCGGCGACCATGGTGACGAGCCGGGCGTACTCGTCCGGGCGGGCCAGGCGCTGCGGGAAGGTGACGCTCGCGCCGAGCCCGGCCCGGACCTCCTCGCTGAATCCGGCCATCATCGGGGTGTCGACGATGCCGGGCGCGATGGTGACGACCCGGATGCCGAACTGGGCGAGGTCCCGCGCGGCGGTGACGGTCATCCCGGCGACGCCGGCCTTGGAGGCGGCGTAGGCGATCTGTCCGACCTGGCCCTCGAAGGCGGCGATCGAGGCCGTGTTGACGACCAGGCCACGCTGCCCGTTCTCGTCCGGCTCCTGCCGGGCGATGGCCTCGGCGGCGAGCCGCATCACGTTGAAGGTGCCGACCAGGTTGACGTCCACGACCGCCCTGAAGAGTGCCAGGTCGTGCGGTCCCTTGCGCCCGAGCACCCGCGCGGAGGGCGCGATCCCAGCGCAGTTGACCGCGAGCCGCAGCTCGGCCCCGTCCTCCGCGATCCGCCCGAGCGCCGCCCGCACCTGCTCCTCGTCGGTGACGTCGGCCGGGAGCAGCGTGACCCCGTCCGCGGGCGCCTCGGCCCCGGCGACCGCCTTGTCGAGGTCGAGCCCGTACACGGTGGCGCCCTGCGCGGCGAGCGCTGCGGCGGTGGCCGCACCGAGCCCCGAAGCGGCACCGGTGACGAGCGCGGCGGAACCTGCGATGTCCATGGAACTCCTCGTACGAACCGGCGGCCCGTCACGGGCCGCCGTAGGTGTGTGGTGATGGATGGATGGCGAGGGCCGGCCTGGGCGCTACTTCCACTCGTAGGCCTTGTCCGTGAACTTCCCGCCTTCGTCCTGCTCGAACTCGAACACGCCGACGGTGCCGTTGAGCCGGGTGAAGCGCGCGGCGGCGCTCTCCCAGAAGATCGAGCCGCGCCAGCTGGCCCCGCCGGACTCGGTGACATGCCCGATTCCGGAGCCGTGCCAGGTGACGGACTCGCCGTCGCGGGTCATGGTGACCCCCTGGCCTTCTCCGAAGAGGGTGCCGTCGGCACGCATGACCGACTCGTACGTGCCCATGGTGGTGCCCTCGACGCCCAGAAGAGTTCCGCTCGCGCGGATCGACACCTCAAGGACCGCGTGGCCACCGTCCGTGGACAGCACCCGGATTCCCGTGACCTCTCCCGTTTCCTCACCGATCAGGTCTCCGAGCATGATGGGGCTCCTCTCCTGAGACGACGGATCGGGTCCCCCCTTCCGGACTACGCCCGCCGGCACGGCCCGGCAACCCGGGAGGTTCAGCGGGCGAGCCCGCGGCTGATGACGAGCCGCTGGATCTGGTTGGTGCCCTCGAAGATCTGCATGATCTTGGCCTCGCGCATATAGCGCTCGACCGGGAAGTCGCGGGTGTATCCGTACCCGCCGAGGACCTGGACGGCGTCGGTGGTCACCTTCATGGCGGCGTCGGTCGCGATCAGCTTCGCGGCGCTGGCCTGGCGGCTGAAGGGGCGGCCCAGGTCGCGGCGGCGGGCCGCGTCGAGGTAGGTGGCGCGCGCGGAGTCGACGGCGGCGGCCATGTCGGCCAGGAGGAAGCCGAGACCCTGGTGGTCGACGATCCTCCGGCCGAAGGTGGTGCGCTCGTTGGCGTATTCGACGGCGGCGTCGAGGGCGGCCTGGGCCAGGCCCGTGGCGCAGGCGGCGATGCCCAGGCGGCCGCAGTCCAGTGCGCTGAACGCGATCTGGAGCCCCTGGCCCTCGTCGCCGATGAGCCGGTCGGCCTCCAGGAGGGCGCCGTCCCAGTGGGCGGAGGTGGTCGGGACGGCCTGGAGGCCCATCTTGCGCTCGGGCTTGCCGAAGGTGAGGCCCTCGGTCGCGCCGGGGGCGAGGAAGCAGGAGACGCCGTGGCTGCCGGCGGCGGTGCGGGCGAAGAGGGCGTAGAAGCCGGCCTTGCCGCCGTGGGTGATCCACGCCTTGTTTCCGGTGACCCGATACGCCGTACCACCAGCGCCGTCTTCGGTGCGCTCGGCCTTGCAGTTCAGCGCGGCGGCGTCGGAGCCGGCCTGGGGCTCGGAGAGGCTGTAGCCGCCGATGGTCTCGCCGGCGAGCATCGCGGGGAGCCAGCGTTCCTTCTGCTCGGGGGTTCCGAAGGAGTTCAGGGGGTGGCAGGCGAGCGTGTGGACGCTGGTGGCGACGGCCACGGCCGCCCAGCGGGCCGCCAGCTCCTCCAGGACCTGCAGATACACCTCGTACGGCTGGCCTCCGCCGCCGTACTCCTCGGGGTAGGCGAGGCCGAGCAGCCCGGCCTCGCCGAGGGTGGTGAACAGACCTTCCGGGTACGTCTCGGCGGCCTCGTGCTCGTCCACGCGGGGAGAGAGTTCCTTGTCGGCGATCTCCCGGGTGAGGGCGATGAGGTCCGCTGCCTCGGGGGTGGGAAGCAGGCGGTCGACATCCATGGCGACTCCAGTGACACTCAGCACCGATCAAACGGTACTGCAGGCGGTACGGCAGTACCGTTTAGAGTAACGCAGAAGGGCGCCACCGAAACCCCCCGAACGGGTCGACCGGCATACTGTTCGGGTGATCGAGACCTCAGCCGCCGGCGCTCCGAAGCTGACGGGCCGCGGCGCCGCCCGCCGGTCCGCCCTGTTCGAGGAGCTGGTGGCCCTCCTGGTCGCCGAGGGCTTCGCCCAGCTGACGCTGGACGATCTCGCGGCCCGGCTGCGCTGCTCCAAGCGCACGCTCTACGGCCTGGCGGACAGCAAGGAACAGCTCGTCCGCGCGGCCGTCGTCCACTTCTTCCGGCGCGCCACCACCCGGGTCGAGGCGGTCCTCGCGGCGGAGCCCGAGCCCGCGGAGCGGCTGGCCGCGTATCTGCGGGCGGTCGCGGCGGAACTGGCGCCGGTCTCCCCGCAGTTCTTCGACGACGTGGCCGCCTTCGAACCGGCAGCCGAGGTCTACGAGCGCAATACGCGCGCGGCCGCGGGCCGGGTGCAGCAGCTGATCGAGGAGGGCGTGCGCGCGGGCGCCTTCCGGGAGGTCCATGTGACCTTCGCGGCCGATGTCATCGCCTCCGTCATGGTCCGCATCCAGCAGCGGCAGGTCGCGGCGGCGACCGGGCTCGCGGACGCGGAGGCGTACGGGCAGCTCGCGGAGCTGCTCCTGAACGGCCTGCGCAGGAACTGAGGCATGGCCGATACCGGCCACCCGTCCGTCACCCTTCGCAGCTGATCCACTACTGTGTGCGGCGCATCGATTCGCCACGACACAGGGAGTTCTTCGCGTGGAGCGCAGCCGTACCGACCTGAGGATCCGTGCCGTACTCGCCGCGATGGGCGTCACCGCCGCGCTGGCCACCGCCCCCGCCGCGCAGGCCGCGCCCGCGGAACAGATCAAGGCCGTGCCGCCGGCGCCGTGCTCCGGCGAGTTCGAGGGCGACAAGCGCCTCGGCCCGAAGTACCTGCCGAAGAAGAAGCAGGAGCCGGTGGGTCCGCTGCTGCGCCACTACCACCGCACCGGGAAGCTCTCCTCGGCGGACTTCCTCAAGAAGTACTGGGAGGGCCCGGCCGACACCGGCGGCTGGAAGTACCCGCCGAACGACGGCTTCGCCGAGGTCAACGGCGAGATCGACAAGGCACCGGACACCCTGGAGGAGGGCGAGCGCCTGGACCGCTTCGGCTCGGAGTACGGCTCCTACCTCGCCCCGGCCGGCGACCTGTACGCCAAGCGCGCGCTGCCCCCGCAGAACCTGAACACCCGTGACGCGGCCTTCCCGTGCGACTACCACCTGTACGAGGTGACCAAGTCGTTCACCGTCTGGGAGGGCGGGATCGCGCCCTGGTTCGAGCAGCCGGGCGGCGGCCGCCAGATCAAGCTGGACCCGGCGTTCCTGAACCCGGGGGACGGGCAGCGGCTGAACGTGAAGTGGCTGCTGGACCACGGCTATCTGGAGCGCGTCACCGCGTGACCGTGACGGACCGGCAGAACCTCGCGCGGGCACTCCAGGAGGCCGGAGTACCCGCCGAGCACTACTGGATCGAGGGCGCCCACGAACCGGCGCCCACCCCGCCGGACTTCGTCTATCTGCGGTCGCTTGAGGGCGGCCGCTGGGAGGTGGGCGTGTACGAGCGGGGCGCGTACGAGCCGGTCGCCACGCACGCCACGGAGGCGGCGGCGTGCGCCCACCTCCGTACGCTGATCGGCCGCTAGGGCCGTTCCCCAGGCGGCGCGAGCTCGGCAAGGCCCAAGAGACAGGCCCTAGTCCGGCAGGATCGGCGGGTCGGCGAGGCGTACGAGTTCGAGGGCCTGCCCCGGGAACCAGTCGCCCGCCTTCGGGTCGACCGTCCCGCGCTCGGGGTCCTTCGGACCGGCCGTACCGCGCAGACAGCGGCCGTCGGACTCCCCTGGCGTCTTGATCCACAGCCGGGCGTCGTGGAGCGGATCGCCGGTCGCGGCCGTCGGCCGGGGTCCGAGTCCGCGGCCGGGCGGGTTGCACCACTCCTGCGGGTCGGGGTGGGCGCCGGGCTTCGGGGTCCAGGGCCCCCGGCCCGCGCGGCCGGTGTCGGTGACGAAGTGAGCGCGGCCGGCCGCCGGGGCTCCGGCGTGGGTGGCCAGCCAGGCGCGGGCCTCGGCGCGGCTCCGGCTCGGGCCGGGGCAGTCGGCGGGGTCGCCCGCCTTGGAGGCGTGGGCGAGACAGCCGGAGACGAGGGTGCCGTACCAGGCGGTGTCCTCGTCGGAGTGGTAGTGGGAGACGTTGACCGCGAACCCGGTCGCGCGGCCGACGCCGGCCTTGAGCAGCCGGGGCACGAGGGTGCCGACGGCGTGCCAGCCGGGGTGTCCCGCGTCGATGTAGACCGTGGTGCCGGCGAGCGGTTCGAGGGTGTCGACGGCGCGACCGACCGCCGCGTAGCGGGCGGCTGTTCGCGTCCCCCGGCTGTCGTCCTGGCCGCAGTCCGAGGGCAGCAGGGCGATGCCGTCCGGTTCCAGGACGACGAGCGCGCGGTGGCCGCCGATGCCCCGGGCGACGGCTCGGATCCAGGTGTCGTAGCCGGTTTCGGTGGCCGCGCCGCCGGCGGAGTACTGCGAGCAGTCACGGCCCGGCACGTTGTAGAGCACGAGGACGGGCACGGTCCCCTCCCGCGTGGCGGTCTCCACCACGTGGCGCGCGGCACGTTCGACGGCGGCGGGTGTCCCGTCCCCGAGCCAGACGGCGTGCGGGGTGCGGACCAGGGCGAGCAGTCCGGCGGCGGTGCGCTCGTCTCCTCGCGCGCGGAGTTCGTGGTACTGGGCGAGCGCGGCCGGGTTGGCGGCGGGGGTGTGGAAGCGGACGGGGTCGGGCGGTGCGCCCCCGGCCGTCACCGGCAGGAGCGCGGCGGCGAGCAGGGCGAGGGCGAGCGAGGCGAGGGCCAGGACCCGTGCGGACGGCACGGCGGTGGAGCGGTGGTGCATGGGAGACGTCCTCTCGGCACGCTCCGGCACGCGACGGGAGCGCTCCCGCGAGCGTCGCCCGACCGCCTCGTACACGTCAATGACACGAAAGGCTGGTCCGCGTGTGCGTCAGGCGACGGAACCTATCCGTCCGTCCGGTGCGCGGGGGCCGTCGTGGTGGATCGGGGTGTGAGCGCCCGTCAGGGACACGCCGGAGCCGCCCCGGCGGTTGGCGACGATCTCGGCCGCGATGGACAGGGCCGTCTCCTCCGGGGTGCGAGCGCCGAGGTCGAGGCCGATCGGGGAGCGCAGGCGGGCGAGTTCGAGTTCGGTGACGCCGACCTCGCGCAGGCGCTTGTTGCGGTCCTCGTGGGTGCGCCGGGAGCCCATCGCGCCGACGTAGGCGACGGGCAGCTTCAGTGCGGTTTCGAGGAGCGGGACGTCGAACTTGGCGTCGTGGGTGAGCACGCACAGGACCGTGCGGCCGTCGACGTCGGTCGACTCGAGGTAGCGGTGCGGCCATTCGACGACGATCTCGTCGGCCTCCGGGAAGCGGGCGGCGGTCGCGAAGACCGGCCGGGCGTCGCACACGGTGACGTGGTAGCCGAGGAACTTGCCGACCCGGACGAGGGCCGAGGCGAAGTCGATCGCGCCGAAGACGATCATGCGGGGGGCGGGGACGGAGGACTCGACCAGGAGGGTGAGCGGCTGTCCGCAGCGGCTGCCGTCCTCGCCGATCTCCACGGTGCCGGTGCGGCCCGCGTCCAGCATCGCGCGGGCCTCGGCCGCGGCGGTGCGGTCCAGCTCGGGGTGGCCGCCGAGGCCGCCCTCGTACGAACCGTCGGGGCGGACGAGCAGCGCCCGCCCTCTCAGGTCCTCGGGTCCTTCGGTGATCCGCGCCAGGGCCGCCGGCTCCCTGACGGCCGCCGCCGCCAGGGCTGCGGGGTAGACCCCGCCGCGTACCGGCGTGACGAGGATGTCGATGACTCCGCCGCAGGTCAGACCCACCGCGAAGGCGTCCTCGTCGCTGTATCCGAAGCGCTCGACGACGGTCTTGCCGTCTTCGATGGCCTGTTGGCACAGCTCGTACACCGCGCCCTCCACACACCCGCCGGAGACCGAGCCGATCGCCGTGCCGTCGCTGTCGACGGCGAGCGCGGCGCCAGGCTGCCGGGGCGCGCTCCCGCCGACCGCCACCACGGTGGCGACGGCGAAGGTGCGTCCCTGCTCGACCCACCGGTGCAGCTCTTCGGCGATGTCCAGCATCTCGAACTCCTCGATATGTGTGTGAAGGGCGGCGGTAAGGCGTCAGCCAACGCCGAGCCAGCTCTCGATCGGGTGGATCGCGAAGTACACGACGAAGATCGCGCACAGGCCCCACATGAAGGCGCCCACTTCGCGTGCCTTGCCCTGCGCCACCTTGATGACGGCGTAGGAGATGACACCGGCCGCGACACCCGTGGTGATGGTGTACGTGAACGGCATCAGGACCACGGTGAGGAACACCGGGATCGCCACGGAGCGGTCGCTCCAGTCGACGTGCTTGGCGTTCTGCATCATCATCGCGCCGATGACGACCAGGGCCGCGGAGGCGACCTCGGCGGGCACGATCGCGGTGAGCGGGGTGAAGAAGAGGCAGGCCGCGAAGAACGCGCCGGTGACGACGGAGGACAGACCCGTACGGGCACCCTCGCCGACGCCGGTCGCCGACTCGACGAAGACGGTCTGGCCGGAGCCGCCGACGCCACCACCGATGACACCGCCGGCGCCGTCGATGAACAGGGCCTTGGACAGGCCCGGCATGCGGCCCTTGTCGTCCGCGAGGTTGGCCTCGGAGCCGACACCGATGATGGTGGCCATGGCGTCGAAGAAGCCTGCGAGCACCAGGGTGAAGACGATCATGGTGATCGTGATGTAGCCGACGTCGCCCCAGCCGCTGAAGGACACTTCGCCGATGAGCGAGAAGTCCGGGGTGGAGACAGCGCTGCCCTGGAGCTCGGGGGCTCCGGAGAACCAGGCGCCCGCGCCCTTGGCGGGGATGTCCGCGACGGCGTTGACGATCATGGCGATGACCGTGCCGGCGACGATGCCGATGAGGATGGCGCCGGGGATGTTGCGGGCCTGCAGCGCGAAGATCAGCAGCAGGGTCACCGCGAAGATCAGGACAGGCCAGCCCTGCAGCTCACCGAGCGGGCCCAGGGTGACCGGGCCTCCGCCGGGAGCGGGGTTCTCGTGGACGAAGCCGGCCTTGACGAAGCCGATGATGGCGATGAAGAGGCCGATGCCGATCGTGATCGCGTGCTTGATCGCCAGCGGGATCGCGTTCATGATCATCTCGCGCAGGCCGGTGACCACCAGGAGGCAGATCACCACACCATAGGCCACACACATGGCCATGGCCTGCGGCCAGGTCATGACGGAGACGACCTGCGAGGAGAGCACACCGGAGACGCTGAGCCCCGCTGCGAGGGCGAGGGGGACCTTGCCCCAGAAGCCCATCAGCAGGGTGGTCACGGCGGCGGCCAGAGCGGTCGCCGTGATGAGGGCGGGCTGGCTGAGGACGTTTCCGTCCACATCCTTGCCGCCGAGGATCAGAGGGTTGAGCAGGAGAATGTACGCCATCGCCATGAAGGTGGTGACGCCGCCGCGGATCTCCGTCGCGACGGTGGATCCTCTCTCCGAGATGTGAAAGTACCGGTCGAGCCAAGAGCGGCCGGCGGGGACGTTGGAGCCGGAGCCCGCGTCCTCCGAGGCGGTCTTGGGCTCCACTGACGACTGGGTCATGGGGCCTACTCCCAAGGTTCAAAGGGGCACCCGCATAAGACTTTCCGAAGGTCAGACAAGCTGCGGGATTTGGGATGCTGCGTGGGCTGCACGACCCGGGGGACGGCCCGAGACGAACTGGGTGAATCGGTACTGCTGGTGGTGCCGGGTACTGCTGGGGGTTGCTCCGGGCGGTACGGGCGGGGGAAGTGTGACGTTCCTGGGAGGCACGTACCGCCCGGAGAGTCCTACAAGGTGCCGGTGAGCGCTTCGGGGCGGACCGGCGTCTTGTTGAGCTCCAGCCCCGTCGCGTTCCGGATCGCCGCGAGGACGGCCGGGGTCGACGACAGGGTCGGGGCCTCGCCGATGCCCCGCACGCCGTACGGCGCGTTGGGGTCGGCAAGCTCCAGATAGTCGACCGGGATGGTCGGCGTGTCGAGGATGGTCGGGATCAGGTAGTCCGTGAAGGAGGGGTTGCGCACCTTCGCGGTCTTCGGGTCGACGATGATCTCCTCCATCACCGCGACGCCCAGGCCCTGGGTGGTGCCACCCTGGATCTGGCCGATGACGGAGAGCGGGTTGACCGCCTTGCCGACGTCCTGGGCGCAGGCCAGCTCGATCACCTTCACGAGGCCGAGCTCGGTGTCGACCTCCACCACCGCGCGGTGCGCCGCGAAGGCGTACTGCACGTGGCCGTTGCCCTGGCCGGTGACCAGGTCGAAGGCCTCGGTGGGGCGGTGGCGCCACTCCTCCTCGATCTGCACGACCTCGTCCCCGAGGACGTCCACGAGGGTCGCGAGGACCTCTCCGCCGTCGGTGACGACCTTGCCGCCCTCCAGGAGGAGTTCGGCGTTGGCCCAGGCCGGGTGGTACGAGCCGAACTTGCGCCGGCCGATCTCCAGGACCTTCTCGCGGACGAGTTCGCAGGAGTTCTTGATGGCGCCGCCGGTCATGTACGTCTGGCGGCCCGCGGAGGTCGAACCGGCCGAGCCCACCTGGGTGTCGGCGGGGTGGATGGTGACCTGCTGGACGCCGAGCTCGGTGCGGGCGATCTGCGCGTGGATGGTGACACCACCCTGGCCGACCTCCGCCGCGGCGGTGTGGACCGTGGCGACGGGCTCGCCGTTGATGACCTCCATGCGGATCTTGGCGGTCGAGTAGTCGTCGAAGCCCTCGGAGAAGCCGACGTTCTTGATGCCGACGGCGTAGCCGACACCGCGGACGACGCCCTCGCCGTGCGTGGTGTTGGACAGACCGCCCGGCAGCGCGCGGACGTCCGCCGCCTCGCCGGCCGCGAGCCACTGCTGCTCCGGCGGCATCGGGCGGGCCTTGACCCGGCGAAGGAGCTCGGCGACCGGGGCCGGCGAGTCCACGAGCTGGCCGGTCGGCATGATCGTGCCCTGCTCCATGGCGTTGATCTGGCGGAACTCCACCGGGTCCATGCCCAGCTTGGCCGCGACCTTGTCCATCTGGGCCTCGTACGCGAAGCAGGCCTGGACCGCGCCGAAGCCGCGCATGGCGCCGCAGGGCGGGTTGTTGCTGTAGAGGCCGATCGCCTCGATCTCGACGTCCTCGACGACGTACGGGCCGACCGAGAGGGACGCGGCGTTGCCGACGACCGAGGCCGTGGACGACGCGTAGGCGCCGCCGTCGAGCACGATCTTGCACTTCAGGTGCGTGAGCTTGCCGTCCTTGGTGGCGCCGTGCTCGTAGTAGAGCTTCGCCGGGTGGCGGTGGACGTGCCCGAAGAAGGACTCGTAGCGGTTGTAGACCATCTTCACCGGCTTGCCCGTGCGCAGCGCCAGCACGGAGGCGAGGATCTGCATCGAGATGTCCTCGCGACCGCC harbors:
- a CDS encoding electron transfer flavoprotein subunit beta/FixA family protein, which gives rise to MTLRIAVCVKYVPDATGDRGFADDLTVDRDEVDGLLSELDEYAVEQALQIAEEADEAEVTVVTVGPDDAKDALRKALSMGADKAVHVNDEDIHGTDVIGTSAILAKALEKTGFDLVVCGMASTDGTMGVLPALLAERLSLPQVTLLSEISVEDGLVKGRRDGDAATELLEAPLPAVVSVTDQSGEARYPSFKGIMAAKKKPVEELDLDDLGIDADEVGLAGSWTLVESAAARPARTAGTIVTDEGDGGKQLATFLSSQKFI
- a CDS encoding acyl-CoA dehydrogenase family protein encodes the protein MDVDRLLPTPEAADLIALTREIADKELSPRVDEHEAAETYPEGLFTTLGEAGLLGLAYPEEYGGGGQPYEVYLQVLEELAARWAAVAVATSVHTLACHPLNSFGTPEQKERWLPAMLAGETIGGYSLSEPQAGSDAAALNCKAERTEDGAGGTAYRVTGNKAWITHGGKAGFYALFARTAAGSHGVSCFLAPGATEGLTFGKPERKMGLQAVPTTSAHWDGALLEADRLIGDEGQGLQIAFSALDCGRLGIAACATGLAQAALDAAVEYANERTTFGRRIVDHQGLGFLLADMAAAVDSARATYLDAARRRDLGRPFSRQASAAKLIATDAAMKVTTDAVQVLGGYGYTRDFPVERYMREAKIMQIFEGTNQIQRLVISRGLAR
- a CDS encoding TNT domain-containing protein, producing the protein MGVTAALATAPAAQAAPAEQIKAVPPAPCSGEFEGDKRLGPKYLPKKKQEPVGPLLRHYHRTGKLSSADFLKKYWEGPADTGGWKYPPNDGFAEVNGEIDKAPDTLEEGERLDRFGSEYGSYLAPAGDLYAKRALPPQNLNTRDAAFPCDYHLYEVTKSFTVWEGGIAPWFEQPGGGRQIKLDPAFLNPGDGQRLNVKWLLDHGYLERVTA
- a CDS encoding SDR family NAD(P)-dependent oxidoreductase, coding for MDIAGSAALVTGAASGLGAATAAALAAQGATVYGLDLDKAVAGAEAPADGVTLLPADVTDEEQVRAALGRIAEDGAELRLAVNCAGIAPSARVLGRKGPHDLALFRAVVDVNLVGTFNVMRLAAEAIARQEPDENGQRGLVVNTASIAAFEGQVGQIAYAASKAGVAGMTVTAARDLAQFGIRVVTIAPGIVDTPMMAGFSEEVRAGLGASVTFPQRLARPDEYARLVTMVAEHDYLNGETIRMDGALRMAAR
- a CDS encoding electron transfer flavoprotein subunit alpha/FixB family protein, with the translated sequence MAEILVLVDHADGAVRKPALELLTLARRIGEPTAVVLGAGEAAASIAATAGEYGAATVYVADGAEFAERLVVPKVDALTQIAKDKGVAAVLVPSSGEGKEVAARVALRLGSGLITDAVELEAGEEGPVATQSVFAASYQVKSRVSQGVPVITVKPNSAAPEAAPAAGTVENVTVAFTGNAAKVVSRTPRVSTGRPELTESAIVVSGGRGVGAAEGFEVVEKLADSLGAAVGASRAAVDAGWYPHSNQVGQTGKQVSPQLYIAAGISGAIQHRAGMQTSKTIVAVNKDAEAPIFDLVDYGVVGDLFEVLPQLTDEIGAR
- a CDS encoding TetR/AcrR family transcriptional regulator yields the protein MGTASTNSAKPAMRDSLIAAAFQLFLERGYEQTTVDDIVTLAGVGRRSFFRYFPSKEDVVFPDHEQCLADMTEFLAASGDTDDPLVRVCGAARLVMRMYAENPTFSVQRYRLTREVTGLRTYELSVVWRYEKTLGDYLRTRFADRRDGTLRANVVAAAVVAAHNHALRHWLRSGGEGDPLAEVDQALEFVQNTWQEGREGPGAGGVQEDAAEDVVVVITKRSTPMWRVVREVESSLGES
- a CDS encoding TetR/AcrR family transcriptional regulator yields the protein MIETSAAGAPKLTGRGAARRSALFEELVALLVAEGFAQLTLDDLAARLRCSKRTLYGLADSKEQLVRAAVVHFFRRATTRVEAVLAAEPEPAERLAAYLRAVAAELAPVSPQFFDDVAAFEPAAEVYERNTRAAAGRVQQLIEEGVRAGAFREVHVTFAADVIASVMVRIQQRQVAAATGLADAEAYGQLAELLLNGLRRN